One genomic segment of Thalassospiraceae bacterium LMO-SO8 includes these proteins:
- a CDS encoding aspartate aminotransferase family protein has protein sequence MTAARPAPGNSPASRDIAYHVHGYTNLAKHEKVGPQIVSRGNGIHIYDDAGKEYIEGLAGLWAVSLGFSEQRLVDAATRELSRLPNYHGFAHKTPDVTIDLAEKILELAPVPMSKVLFANSGSEAIDLSIKLVWYVNNARGKPEKKKLIARQKGYHGVTVAGASLTGLPHLHGDFDLPIARVLHTDCPHHYRFAEDGEDEEAFATRCADNLEKLILAEGPETVAAFYAEPVMGAGGVIVPPKSYFEKIQAVLKRHDVMLIADEVICGFGRTGNMWGTTTLGMKPDMMTMAKALTSGYIPMSALMISEEIYQDLVKQSESFGVFGHGSTYAGHPVAAAVALETLAIYAERDIVGHVRAVSPALQQGLRAFQDRPLVGEVRGLGLIGAVELVKDKATKAPWPKETGIGAKCQEYCYDEGLVLRAVGDSIAFCPPLIATAADVGEILSRFDSALKKTEAWAAQQAG, from the coding sequence TATCTACGACGACGCGGGCAAGGAATACATCGAGGGCCTGGCGGGCCTGTGGGCGGTGTCGCTGGGGTTCAGCGAGCAACGCTTGGTCGACGCCGCGACGCGCGAACTGTCGCGCCTGCCCAACTATCACGGATTCGCCCACAAGACCCCGGACGTGACCATCGACCTGGCGGAAAAGATTCTCGAACTGGCCCCCGTGCCCATGTCCAAGGTGCTGTTCGCCAATTCGGGGTCGGAGGCCATCGACCTGTCGATCAAGCTGGTGTGGTACGTAAACAACGCCCGCGGAAAGCCGGAAAAGAAGAAGCTGATCGCCCGCCAGAAGGGATATCACGGCGTCACCGTGGCAGGCGCCAGCCTGACCGGCCTGCCCCATCTGCACGGCGATTTCGACCTGCCGATCGCCCGGGTGCTGCACACGGACTGCCCGCACCACTACCGCTTCGCCGAGGACGGCGAGGACGAAGAGGCCTTCGCCACGCGCTGCGCCGACAACCTGGAAAAACTGATCCTGGCCGAAGGACCGGAAACGGTCGCCGCCTTCTATGCCGAGCCGGTGATGGGCGCCGGCGGCGTGATCGTGCCGCCCAAGAGCTATTTCGAGAAAATTCAGGCCGTCCTGAAACGTCACGACGTGATGCTGATCGCCGACGAAGTCATCTGCGGGTTCGGGCGCACGGGCAACATGTGGGGGACGACGACCCTCGGCATGAAGCCCGACATGATGACCATGGCCAAGGCCTTGACGTCCGGCTACATCCCCATGTCGGCCCTGATGATCTCGGAAGAAATCTATCAGGACCTGGTGAAACAGAGCGAATCCTTCGGCGTGTTCGGCCATGGATCGACCTATGCCGGGCACCCGGTGGCGGCGGCGGTCGCGCTGGAAACCCTCGCGATCTATGCGGAACGCGACATCGTCGGCCATGTCCGCGCGGTCTCACCCGCCTTGCAACAGGGTCTGCGCGCGTTCCAGGACCGGCCGCTGGTCGGCGAGGTCCGGGGCCTCGGCCTGATCGGCGCCGTCGAACTGGTCAAGGACAAGGCGACCAAGGCGCCCTGGCCCAAGGAAACGGGGATCGGCGCCAAATGCCAGGAATACTGCTATGATGAAGGACTGGTGCTGCGCGCCGTCGGTGATTCGATCGCGTTCTGTCCGCCGCTCATCGCCACGGCGGCGGACGTTGGCGAGATTCTCAGCCGGTTCGACAGCGCCCTGAAGAAGACGGAAGCCTGGGCGGCGCAACAGGCGGGGTGA
- a CDS encoding Hpt domain-containing protein: MAKPQIINPPNKLKSKVSMGGPGAVDPERLARAEAVIEKMTANYLDWVEADLKKLETELAALKPGAAEGDERVDRIYRTSHDIKGQGGSFGYQLMTEVGALMCRYIENLKGRLSQEDIDLMKLCYKSMRAVISGRLSGDGGEAGRMVIDGLGKVAQKVKAAGGDD; encoded by the coding sequence ATGGCGAAACCGCAGATCATCAATCCACCCAATAAATTGAAGTCCAAGGTATCGATGGGCGGCCCCGGCGCCGTCGATCCGGAACGCCTTGCCCGCGCCGAGGCGGTCATCGAAAAGATGACCGCGAACTATCTCGATTGGGTCGAGGCGGATCTGAAGAAGCTTGAGACGGAATTGGCGGCGCTGAAGCCGGGAGCGGCGGAAGGCGACGAACGGGTTGATCGCATCTACCGTACGTCCCATGACATCAAGGGCCAGGGCGGCAGCTTCGGCTATCAGTTGATGACCGAGGTCGGCGCCCTGATGTGCCGCTATATCGAGAACCTTAAGGGCCGGCTGAGCCAGGAAGACATCGACCTGATGAAGCTTTGCTACAAGTCCATGCGCGCGGTGATCAGCGGGCGTCTGTCCGGCGACGGCGGCGAGGCCGGGCGTATGGTGATCGATGGTCTCGGCAAGGTCGCACAGAAGGTCAAGGCCGCCGGCGGGGACGACTGA